The Phyllopteryx taeniolatus isolate TA_2022b chromosome 9, UOR_Ptae_1.2, whole genome shotgun sequence genome contains a region encoding:
- the LOC133483610 gene encoding galanin receptor type 2 isoform X1, protein MLLWNSAGVEDLLGNSSDNGMWNVEQVLVPIFDVLILVLGVGGHTMVMVILCSRSRRRMGQSGTGTDVLLLALSFADLLLLSTLPFHTTAIAMQHWPFGDSLCRLAGFLGSACTSASAFTLSTLAVSRYMTVVHPARTFRCLSPRQVAITAALLWVPACCLATPQLVFRFVGNPPNNPDGLACFAFLYHRDELIYGLIHFLVAFLLPLVTIAIAYGNIYLFLWRTRNAVQTPQVERYQSKVTQTSVILVVAFTLCWLPSYGLTLALLSDKSSGATGTSPRYGPFSVFARLTAIASTVLNPILYVLISQRFRQDLLRLFKREGQKASRGGAA, encoded by the coding sequence ATGCTGCTTTGGAATTCTGCAGGTGTCGAGGATCTGCTAGGGAACAGCAGTGACAATGGGATGTGGAATGTGGAACAGGTCCTTGTCCCGATATTTGATGTTCTGATCCTGGTATTGGGTGTAGGGGGACACACCATGGTCATGGTGATCCTGTGTAGCAGGAGCAGGAGGCGGATGGGTCAGTCAGGAACAGGTACGGACGTCCTCCTGCTGGCCCTGAGCTTTGCagatcttcttcttctctccacGCTTCCTTTCCACACGACCGCCATCGCCATGCAGCATTGGCCTTTCGGGGACTCCCTGTGTCGTCTGGCTGGCTTTTTGGGATCGGCCTGCACCTCGGCCAGCGCCTTCACGCTGTCCACCCTGGCGGTGTCGCGCTACATGACGGTAGTGCACCCCGCCAGAACTTTCCGGTGCCTCTCTCCACGCCAGGTAGCCATCACGGCTGCGCTTCTTTGGGTCCCGGCCTGCTGCCTGGCGACACCTCAGCTGGTGTTTCGTTTTGTGGGAAACCCTCCAAATAACCCAGATGGCCTTGCTTGCTTTGCTTTCCTGTACCACAGAGATGAGCTCATTTATGGATTGATTCATTTCCTTGTGGCTTTCTTGCTCCCCCTAGTCACAATTGCCATCGCGTATGGGAACATCTACTTGTTCCTGTGGAGGACCCGGAATGCTGTTCAAACTCCACAAGTGGAACGTTACCAGAGCAAGGTAACCCAGACGTCAGTAATACTGGTTGTGGCGTTTACTCTGTGCTGGCTGCCTTCCTACGGCCTGACGCTGGCCTTGCTATCTGACAAAAGCTCAGGGGCCACTGGCACCTCACCACGTTACGGTCCGTTCAGCGTGTTTGCACGACTCACGGCGATCGCTTCAACAGTGTTAAACCCCATCCTCTATGTGCTCATCTCCCAAAGGTTCAGACAGGATCTGCTGAGGCTTTTTAAGAGGGAAGGGCAGAAAGCCAGTAGGGGCGGGGCTGCCTGA
- the LOC133483610 gene encoding galanin receptor type 2 isoform X2, which yields MWNVEQVLVPIFDVLILVLGVGGHTMVMVILCSRSRRRMGQSGTGTDVLLLALSFADLLLLSTLPFHTTAIAMQHWPFGDSLCRLAGFLGSACTSASAFTLSTLAVSRYMTVVHPARTFRCLSPRQVAITAALLWVPACCLATPQLVFRFVGNPPNNPDGLACFAFLYHRDELIYGLIHFLVAFLLPLVTIAIAYGNIYLFLWRTRNAVQTPQVERYQSKVTQTSVILVVAFTLCWLPSYGLTLALLSDKSSGATGTSPRYGPFSVFARLTAIASTVLNPILYVLISQRFRQDLLRLFKREGQKASRGGAA from the coding sequence ATGTGGAATGTGGAACAGGTCCTTGTCCCGATATTTGATGTTCTGATCCTGGTATTGGGTGTAGGGGGACACACCATGGTCATGGTGATCCTGTGTAGCAGGAGCAGGAGGCGGATGGGTCAGTCAGGAACAGGTACGGACGTCCTCCTGCTGGCCCTGAGCTTTGCagatcttcttcttctctccacGCTTCCTTTCCACACGACCGCCATCGCCATGCAGCATTGGCCTTTCGGGGACTCCCTGTGTCGTCTGGCTGGCTTTTTGGGATCGGCCTGCACCTCGGCCAGCGCCTTCACGCTGTCCACCCTGGCGGTGTCGCGCTACATGACGGTAGTGCACCCCGCCAGAACTTTCCGGTGCCTCTCTCCACGCCAGGTAGCCATCACGGCTGCGCTTCTTTGGGTCCCGGCCTGCTGCCTGGCGACACCTCAGCTGGTGTTTCGTTTTGTGGGAAACCCTCCAAATAACCCAGATGGCCTTGCTTGCTTTGCTTTCCTGTACCACAGAGATGAGCTCATTTATGGATTGATTCATTTCCTTGTGGCTTTCTTGCTCCCCCTAGTCACAATTGCCATCGCGTATGGGAACATCTACTTGTTCCTGTGGAGGACCCGGAATGCTGTTCAAACTCCACAAGTGGAACGTTACCAGAGCAAGGTAACCCAGACGTCAGTAATACTGGTTGTGGCGTTTACTCTGTGCTGGCTGCCTTCCTACGGCCTGACGCTGGCCTTGCTATCTGACAAAAGCTCAGGGGCCACTGGCACCTCACCACGTTACGGTCCGTTCAGCGTGTTTGCACGACTCACGGCGATCGCTTCAACAGTGTTAAACCCCATCCTCTATGTGCTCATCTCCCAAAGGTTCAGACAGGATCTGCTGAGGCTTTTTAAGAGGGAAGGGCAGAAAGCCAGTAGGGGCGGGGCTGCCTGA
- the LOC133483610 gene encoding galanin receptor type 2 isoform X3, with amino-acid sequence MLLWNSAGVEDLLGNSSDNGMWNVEQVLVPIFDVLILVLGVGGHTMVMVILCSRSRRRMGQSGTGTDVLLLALSFADLLLLSTLPFHTTAIAMQHWPFGDSLCRLAGFLGSACTSASAFTLSTLAVSRYMTVVHPARTFRCLSPRQVAITAALLWVPACCLATPQLVFRFVGNPPNNPDGLACFAFLYHRDELIYGLIHFLVAFLLPLVTIAIAYGNIYLFLWRTRNAVQTPQVERYQSKVQTGSAEAF; translated from the exons ATGCTGCTTTGGAATTCTGCAGGTGTCGAGGATCTGCTAGGGAACAGCAGTGACAATGGGATGTGGAATGTGGAACAGGTCCTTGTCCCGATATTTGATGTTCTGATCCTGGTATTGGGTGTAGGGGGACACACCATGGTCATGGTGATCCTGTGTAGCAGGAGCAGGAGGCGGATGGGTCAGTCAGGAACAGGTACGGACGTCCTCCTGCTGGCCCTGAGCTTTGCagatcttcttcttctctccacGCTTCCTTTCCACACGACCGCCATCGCCATGCAGCATTGGCCTTTCGGGGACTCCCTGTGTCGTCTGGCTGGCTTTTTGGGATCGGCCTGCACCTCGGCCAGCGCCTTCACGCTGTCCACCCTGGCGGTGTCGCGCTACATGACGGTAGTGCACCCCGCCAGAACTTTCCGGTGCCTCTCTCCACGCCAGGTAGCCATCACGGCTGCGCTTCTTTGGGTCCCGGCCTGCTGCCTGGCGACACCTCAGCTGGTGTTTCGTTTTGTGGGAAACCCTCCAAATAACCCAGATGGCCTTGCTTGCTTTGCTTTCCTGTACCACAGAGATGAGCTCATTTATGGATTGATTCATTTCCTTGTGGCTTTCTTGCTCCCCCTAGTCACAATTGCCATCGCGTATGGGAACATCTACTTGTTCCTGTGGAGGACCCGGAATGCTGTTCAAACTCCACAAGTGGAACGTTACCAGAGCAAG GTTCAGACAGGATCTGCTGAGGCTTTTTAA